Proteins from a single region of Hordeum vulgare subsp. vulgare chromosome 6H, MorexV3_pseudomolecules_assembly, whole genome shotgun sequence:
- the LOC123402505 gene encoding transcription factor bHLH95, with the protein MAQGNDNHAPPATSSDSMSSGKGGSRLVLGGAMDKGKGVPKVEEEEGCRSKGKIMTAPVVGARSRRDGRSRGRRGDRELHIITERERRRRMSEMFTKLHGLLPTLPDKVDKSSIVMEAIHYIKSLEGTLSELERHKLERDLARGKPAAAANGGVACSAVAAAPMAMASPVTGLSGCGIWQTGATPAPSMALGAVTAAPAPVALQTWSGPNVVLSLSGNNAYIHMSVARRSGVLTMVMAVLEKHGIDVITSGISSDRSQSMFTIQARINGGSNQFGDHVACDEIYKLAVSEIMVWLSE; encoded by the exons ATGGCGCAAGGCAACGACAACCACGCTCCGCCGGCGACCAGCTCCGACTCCATGAGTTCCGGCAAGGGCGGCAGCCGGCTGGTCCTCGGCGGCGCTATGGACAAGGGGAAGGGCGTCCCCAaggttgaagaagaagagggttgtAGATCTAAGGGTAAGATCATGACAGCACCGGTCGTAGGTGCTCGCAGTCGCAGGGATGGAAGATCACGCGGCCGCCGCGGCGACAGAGAGCTGCACATAATCACGGAGCGCGAGAGGCGGAGGCGGATGAGCGAGATGTTCACCAAGCTGCACGGCCTCCTCCCCACCCTCCCTGACAAG GTTGACAAGTCGAGTATAGTGATGGAAGCCATACACTACATCAAGAGCCTGGAGGGGACGCTGAGCGAGCTGGAGAGGCACAAGCTGGAGAGGGACCTCGCACGAGGGAAGCCAGCGGCCGCGGCCAATGGCGGGGTCGCCTGTTCAGCTGTGGCGGCCGCGCCTATGGCCATGGCGTCGCCGGTGACTGGGCTGTCGGGTTGTGGGATCTGGCAGACAGGGGCGACGCCAGCGCCGTCCATGGCTCTGGGCGCGGTGACCGCGGCACCGGCACCCGTGGCGCTCCAGACGTGGTCAGGGCCGAACGTCGTCCTCAGCCTGTCCGGCAACAACGCGTACATCCACATGTCGGTGGCGCGGCGTTCGGGCgtgctcaccatggtgatggCCGTGCTGGAGAAGCACGGCATCGACGTGATCACGTCGGGGATCTCGTCTGACCGTTCCCAGTCCATGTTCACCATCCAAGCTCGC ATAAATGGAGGGAGCAACCAGTTCGGAGATCATGTGGCGTGTGATGAGATATACAAGCTGGCAGTGTCGGAGATAATGGTTTGGCTCTCTGAATAA